One window from the genome of Ideonella sp. WA131b encodes:
- a CDS encoding GGDEF domain-containing protein encodes MAGPAPAERPTPAQLAKGALRRLAQAQLEPTPEHFARAYAEEAGGPVAAVPPAADSRAIGMAWVQLFERLARQLPRGGRQWTQARRRDSLQRVLDGSRSDAVRLQQRLGALMTAWETDQAADPVISGLEDGGLPPAAAESPSPMPVPVSAGDMGTWNAIVASLAGTLRVALPAAEPDAAALAQRLAAVAEAIAADGATAAHVLSVSVLCDEASELLGRGHRIVERLAALCHELTEGLSELTEDDGWVQGQCGRLRAAVAGDRSVRGLRAAQSLLAETRQRQRGMLGERRAAREALKLLMQDMVREVGDLGEHTGRFQLATEQHAEAIAAADSLPGLAQVVQALLDDTRTVHGAVTRSKEKLQADQARAGELEARVRALEAELKRLSDEVSTDLLTQVANRRGLMLAFEAEVARCDREAASGSEPLLAVGLIDIDNFKKLNDTLGHAAGDEALRSLASAVRQRLRPEDHFARFGGEEFVVLMPGTGVEEARQALTRLQRSLSEALFLHEGGEVFVTFSGGVTAWRSGEALDLALERADRALYEAKRTGKNRTCLLR; translated from the coding sequence ATGGCCGGTCCCGCGCCTGCGGAGCGACCGACGCCGGCCCAGCTGGCCAAGGGTGCGCTGCGACGCCTCGCCCAGGCCCAGCTCGAACCCACCCCCGAGCACTTCGCCCGGGCCTACGCCGAGGAAGCCGGCGGGCCGGTGGCGGCAGTGCCTCCCGCCGCCGACTCGCGCGCCATCGGCATGGCCTGGGTACAGCTCTTCGAGCGCCTTGCGCGCCAGCTGCCGCGGGGCGGTCGCCAGTGGACGCAGGCCCGCCGGCGCGACAGCCTGCAGCGCGTGCTGGATGGCAGCCGCAGCGATGCCGTCCGCCTGCAGCAGCGCCTGGGCGCTCTGATGACGGCCTGGGAGACCGATCAGGCGGCTGACCCGGTGATCAGCGGCCTGGAGGACGGCGGCCTGCCTCCGGCCGCCGCCGAGTCGCCGTCGCCGATGCCGGTGCCGGTGTCGGCCGGTGACATGGGGACCTGGAACGCGATCGTGGCGTCCCTGGCCGGCACGCTGCGTGTGGCACTGCCGGCTGCCGAGCCCGACGCCGCTGCACTTGCGCAGCGCCTGGCCGCGGTGGCCGAGGCCATCGCGGCCGACGGGGCCACTGCGGCGCATGTGCTGTCGGTGTCGGTGCTGTGCGACGAGGCCAGCGAGTTGCTCGGACGAGGGCACCGCATCGTCGAGCGGCTGGCAGCGCTCTGCCACGAGCTGACCGAGGGCCTTTCCGAGCTCACCGAGGACGACGGCTGGGTGCAGGGTCAGTGCGGGCGCCTGCGCGCCGCCGTGGCCGGTGATCGCAGCGTGCGGGGCCTGCGTGCCGCGCAGTCGTTGCTGGCCGAGACGCGCCAGCGCCAGCGCGGCATGCTCGGCGAACGCCGCGCCGCCCGCGAGGCGCTCAAGCTGCTGATGCAGGACATGGTGCGCGAGGTGGGCGACCTCGGCGAGCATACCGGCCGCTTCCAGCTGGCCACCGAGCAGCACGCCGAGGCCATCGCCGCGGCCGACTCGTTGCCCGGGCTGGCCCAGGTGGTGCAGGCCCTGCTCGACGACACGCGCACGGTGCACGGTGCGGTCACGCGCTCGAAGGAGAAGCTGCAGGCCGACCAGGCCCGGGCAGGCGAGCTCGAGGCGCGCGTGCGGGCACTCGAGGCCGAGCTCAAGCGGCTGTCGGACGAGGTCTCCACCGACCTGCTGACGCAGGTGGCCAACCGCCGCGGCCTGATGCTGGCCTTCGAGGCTGAAGTGGCGCGCTGCGACCGTGAGGCCGCCAGCGGCAGCGAGCCGCTGCTGGCGGTGGGCCTGATCGACATCGACAACTTCAAGAAGCTCAACGACACCCTGGGCCATGCCGCCGGCGACGAGGCGCTGAGGTCGTTGGCCTCCGCGGTGCGCCAGCGTCTGCGCCCTGAGGACCACTTCGCCCGCTTCGGGGGTGAGGAGTTCGTGGTGCTGATGCCGGGCACCGGCGTCGAGGAGGCGCGCCAGGCATTGACGCGGCTGCAGCGCAGCCTCTCCGAGGCCCTGTTTCTGCACGAGGGCGGTGAGGTCTTCGTCACCTTCTCGGGTGGCGTCACGGCCTGGCGAAGCGGCGAAGCCCTGGATCTGGCGCTGGAGCGTGCCGACCGCGCGCTCTATGAGGCCAAGCGAACCGGCAAGAACCGCACCTGCTTGCTCCGCTGA
- a CDS encoding ABC transporter ATP-binding protein, whose translation MRAPTPTVAAPDLRLLDLTVGYDRHPAVHHLQLDVAAGELLAVVGPNGAGKSTLLKALAGVLPPMGGRIERSAQAQAGARTAYLPQQADIDRSFPVTVIDTVAMGLWHEIGAWGRLGRARLQRCRDALAEVGLDGFDRRTLDTLSGGQFQRVLFARLMLRDAQLILLDEPFAAVDEPTADHLLELVRVWHAQGRTVVVVLHDLALVRRVFPRTLLLAREAIAAGPTAEVLAPANLLRASGLVEAFDDHAKPCEAPGPAAPGREDARLHPHPHAHPRAHAHGDHTH comes from the coding sequence ATGAGGGCCCCCACCCCGACTGTTGCTGCGCCAGACCTGCGCCTGCTCGACCTGACGGTCGGCTACGACCGCCACCCGGCGGTGCACCACCTGCAGCTCGACGTGGCCGCGGGAGAGTTGCTGGCCGTCGTAGGCCCCAATGGCGCGGGCAAGTCGACGCTGCTCAAGGCGCTGGCCGGCGTGCTGCCGCCGATGGGCGGGCGCATCGAGCGGTCGGCCCAGGCGCAGGCCGGCGCGCGCACCGCCTACCTGCCGCAGCAGGCCGACATCGACCGCAGCTTTCCGGTCACGGTCATCGACACCGTGGCCATGGGCCTTTGGCACGAGATCGGCGCCTGGGGGCGCCTGGGCCGCGCGCGGCTGCAACGGTGCCGCGACGCGCTGGCCGAGGTGGGTCTCGACGGCTTCGACCGCCGCACGCTCGACACGCTGTCGGGCGGCCAGTTCCAGCGCGTTCTGTTCGCGCGGTTGATGCTGCGCGACGCCCAACTCATCCTGCTCGACGAGCCCTTCGCCGCCGTCGACGAGCCCACGGCCGACCATCTGCTTGAGCTGGTGCGGGTCTGGCACGCCCAGGGCCGCACCGTGGTCGTCGTGCTGCACGACCTGGCGCTGGTGCGCCGTGTGTTCCCACGCACCTTGCTGCTGGCGCGCGAGGCCATTGCCGCCGGGCCCACGGCCGAGGTTTTGGCGCCGGCCAACCTGCTGCGCGCGTCGGGCCTGGTGGAGGCCTTCGACGACCACGCCAAGCCGTGCGAGGCGCCTGGGCCGGCGGCGCCGGGACGCGAGGACGCCCGCTTGCACCCCCACCCGCACGCCCACCCGCGGGCGCATGCGCACGGCGACCACACCCACTGA